The proteins below are encoded in one region of Spirochaetota bacterium:
- a CDS encoding isochorismatase family protein → MDISKFYITPDNTALFIIDVQDSLFNSMEYEMRKKVAKNVGILIELAKQYSLPIILTEQYRKGLGPTIKELMDRLEGVVAFDKLAFDCMKDDTIREQVTRIKRTNIILCGIETHICVLTTALSLLKENYNVIIASDAVCSRRTHEWEMAIQALRQAGAICYPTETISFMILEKAGTERFKQLSPLFK, encoded by the coding sequence AATTTTATATTACACCTGACAACACTGCACTGTTTATCATTGATGTGCAGGATAGTTTGTTTAACTCAATGGAATATGAGATGCGAAAAAAAGTAGCAAAGAATGTGGGCATTCTCATTGAACTGGCCAAGCAGTATAGCCTTCCCATAATCCTTACCGAACAATACCGCAAAGGACTGGGACCTACAATCAAGGAGTTGATGGACAGGCTTGAAGGAGTGGTTGCCTTTGATAAATTAGCTTTTGATTGCATGAAAGATGATACTATACGTGAGCAGGTTACCCGGATAAAACGCACCAATATCATTTTGTGTGGCATTGAAACACATATCTGTGTGCTTACTACAGCACTGTCACTGCTTAAAGAAAATTACAATGTCATTATCGCATCAGATGCGGTGTGTTCCCGGCGCACCCATGAGTGGGAAATGGCAATACAAGCGCTCAGGCAGGCAGGAGCAATTTGTTATCCCACTGAGACAATTTCGTTTATGATTCTGGAAAAAGCAGGGACAGAACGTTTCAAGCAACTATCGCCCCTGTTTAAATAA
- a CDS encoding dihydroorotate dehydrogenase electron transfer subunit: MFTLIETKPVAHNHYLLTLHTDCTQSTPGQFVNIKVNTTTDPLIRRPFSIFDHDGTTMRIVIRVVGKGTEKIVTMHPGPIDCIGPFGKGFSVVTGKKALLIGGGVGNAPLYYLAKLLKKAHTQVTYIYGSRSASHIFLLDSYRKLSHTCIVTTDDGSSGIKGNPVDIAKDIVAKHDFDIIYTCGPEIMMKRLSQELSHIPIEASLERYFGCGVGLCSGCAVATKEGYKRACIDGPVFDAHTVLWDAP, from the coding sequence CAGAGCACTCCAGGGCAATTTGTAAACATCAAGGTAAACACAACCACTGATCCGCTCATACGCAGGCCATTTTCCATCTTTGACCATGACGGAACTACCATGCGCATTGTCATCCGGGTTGTGGGAAAAGGCACAGAGAAGATAGTTACTATGCATCCTGGCCCCATCGATTGTATTGGACCATTTGGGAAAGGGTTTTCAGTAGTTACTGGCAAAAAGGCACTCCTTATTGGCGGCGGCGTGGGGAATGCACCATTGTATTATTTAGCAAAATTGTTGAAGAAGGCCCATACTCAGGTTACCTATATCTATGGTTCACGTTCGGCTTCTCACATTTTTTTGTTAGATAGTTACCGGAAACTATCGCACACATGTATTGTAACAACGGATGATGGAAGCAGTGGAATTAAAGGCAATCCCGTTGATATAGCAAAAGACATTGTGGCAAAACATGACTTTGATATTATCTACACCTGTGGTCCAGAAATTATGATGAAGCGCCTATCCCAGGAACTGTCGCACATACCCATTGAAGCGTCCCTTGAACGATACTTTGGCTGCGGCGTTGGACTTTGCTCTGGATGCGCTGTGGCAACTAAAGAAGGATATAAGCGTGCCTGCATTGATGGCCCGGTTTTTGATGCGCACACTGTGCTATGGGATGCACCGTAA